CACCGCTGGCGCAACCGGGAACGCCCTGCCGGGTACCGGGCAAAATCTTCCCGACACGGCCTGGACCGCAATTTCCTACCTTCTATAAAACTCAATAAATTCAGGTATTTAGAGGTTGGCCCGCGGTTTGCTTCACATGATCCCGTACAGCCAGCGAGGATGCCGTGGAGATCACCCAAACCATAACGATGCCCCAGGCGGCATCAACCGGGAGCGCCGGCGCAGCCGCTGCGGCCCCCACGGCCGGCGGGACCGCGGACGGCGGCTTCCTCGCGCTGGTCGCCAATCTCATGACCCCCCAGCCCTTCGCCCAGCAGGCTTCCGCCGAACCCGCGACGATGGAGGATGCCGACGCGGCCGAACAGGATGCCGGCGCCCTGCCGGACGGCCTGCTGAGCCTGATCGCGCCCGGCCTGTTCTCCAACCTGATGGTGCCGCAGCAGCAGCCGGTCGAGACCGGCCCCGCGGCCGGCGGCCTCTCCGCCGACGCCGGTGCCCCGGTACCCCCGGCCGATGCGTCCGACGCCGATCCGCTGCCGCCCGCCCTGCCCGGCATGTTCCCGATGCCGCCGGCCCAGCGCCCCGAGCTGCCCGTCAAGGGCATGGCGCCGCAAGCGGGCCAGGACGCCGACGAGGATGCCGCGGCGGCGGATGCCGATGCCCAGGACGGCGACGCGCCGCTGGACGAGGAAGTCCTGGCGAAGCTGGTCGACGAGGGCAAGGCCAGGCTTCAGGCCGCAGCCCGTCCCGCGGCGCAGTCCAAGGCGCAGGGGGAAGCCGCGCAGCCGAAGCCGGAGCAGGAAGCCGGCATCGCCGCGCGCCGTGATCCGGAGGATCCGGTGGTGGTCCAGGTGTCCCGCGATCCGGCGGCGCGCGAGTCCGCCGCGCAGCAGCCGGCGAAGGCGGAGCGCCAGCCGGAAACGGTGGCGCCGACCATCCGCGAAACCGCCGTCCAACAGCCGCAGCCTGAGCGCCAGCCGGTCGCCGCCTCCCCTGCCGCCCCGGTCGCGAACCGCCTGGAGACCGCCGAAGCTCCGGCTGAGGGCGCCACGACGGACGGAGCCGCGCTCGCCGCCGCGACCGCATCGGAAGATCCGGCCGGAGGCGACCCGATGTCCGAAGAGGCGGACCAGGAGGACAGCCACGGCAGCCGGCAGGCGGCGCGCCAGGCCGACCGTCACGAGCGTGCCGCCCTGCGGCAGGCCGGCGACGCTGCCGACGCCGAGACCTCCCGTCCCGATGACGCCGGGACGGAGGATACCGCGTCGGCCCGCCCGGCCGGCGGTCCCGCGGCGGCTCCGGCCGAAGGTGGTCCCGCGGTCAGGGAGCGCGGCGCCAAGGAGGCCGTCAGCTTCGAGGATGCGCTGGCCACGGCGGGCAACGGCAATGCCGTGCCGGTGGAGCCGGAAGCCGACCCCGCCCCGGCGGTGCAGGCCTCCGCACCCGGCCCGGCCGACACCGAGGCGGCGGACCGCACCACCCCCGGCCATCCCCGGAGCCCGATGCCCCATACTCCGGCCGAGCAGGTCTCGGTCCAGATCGGCAAGGCGGCAGCCGGCCGGATCGACCAGATGGTCATCAACCTGAAGCCGGTCGATCTGGGCGATGTCGAGGTCAAGCTGGACTTCGGCGCCGACGGCCGGGTGCAGGCCTCGATCCGGGCAGAACGTCCGGAGACCCTGGAAATGCTCCAGAAGGACCAGCGCACGCTGGAGCGCGCCCTGGCCGACGCCGGGCTGCGGACCGACGCGGGCAGCCTGAGCTTCGACCTGAAGGGACAGGGCGGCAACCAGCGCCAGTTCGCCGGCTACACCCAGCCGGCCGACCGCCGAGGCCGGAATTTCGGCGGGATCGAGGAAGATCTCAGTTTAGCGGCCGCCACCGCGACCCAGTACAAGCCCGGCGGCGCCAGCCGCAGCCGTCTCGACATCCGCATCTGAGCGCGAGCAGGAGAACGACCATGACGACGATCAACGGCACCGCCCAGACCGCGGCCCAGACGACCGCCGCGGCCACCACGAAGACCGAGGCGTCCCGCGCCAAGCTGACCCAGGACTATGACAGCTTCCTCAAGCTGCTGACCACCCAGATGCAGAACCAGGACCCGCTGTCTCCGATGGAATCGACCGAGTTCACCAACCAGCTGGTGCAGTTCAGCCAGGTCGAGCAGCAGATCAGCCAGAACGACAAGCTGGAAAAGCTGCTGACCATGCAGACCAACAACCAGACCCAGGCGTCGCTCGGGTTCATCGGACTCGACGTCGAGGCCAGCGGCAACGCCTTCACGTTCGATGGAAGCTCGGCCAGGATGTCCTACACCCTGCCGGAGGCCTCGACCTCCACGGCGATCCAGATCAAGAACGAGAAGGGCGTCGTGGTCCGGACCTTCGACGGGTCGCGCTCGGCCAACCGCCAGGAGCTGACCTGGGACGGCAAGAAGAACGACGGGTCCGCAGCGCCGGCCGGAAACTACACCCTCTCGGTGGTGGCACCCAACGCCGACGGCAAAATGCTCACCGCCAAGACCTCCGTCTACGGCCGCGTCTCCGGCATCGAGTCGGGCAACGGCAACACCACCCTGCTGATGGGCAACGTGCCGATCAGGATGGAGGACGTCGTTTCCGCCCGCCAGCCGACCGCGGCGGCCGCCTGATCCACCACACCCACAGCCCTTCGACCGATCCCATCCCTTCCGGCCTCCGCCCAGGCGTAGCAGGCCGCAGCAAAGACCAAGGAGAGTATCATGAGCCTGTTCGGATCCCTCTTCACCGGCGTTTCCGCCCTGAGCGCGCAGAGCCAGTCGATGAGCATGATCGCCAACAACATCTCCAACGTGAACACCGTCGGCTATAAGCGGAACGAGGCGGCCTTCTCCAGCCTGGTCACCCAGGCCAGCCGCAGCACGGTCTATTCGCCCGGCGGCGTGCGCGCCTCGACCGAGCAGACGGTCAACCAGCAGGGTATCCTGCAGCAGAGCGCGTCCTCGACCGACGTCGCGATCTCCGGCTCGGGCTTCTTCGTGGTCCAGGCGAGCCCGAACGGCAGCAGCACGCAGGAGACGCTCTATACCCGCGCCGGCTCCTTCTCGGAGGACGAGAACGGTTTCCTGCGGAACTCCAACGGCTACTACCTGATGGGCTGGGAGATCGGCGACGACGGCGAACTGGTGAACGCCACCGCCGACGTGGCCAGCCTGACACCGGTCAGCGTCGGTTTCGAGTCCGGCCGGACCAAGCAGACCACCCAGGCGGACGTGGTGCTCAACCTCGACGCGCGCCAGAACACCGGACTGGCCGGCCCGCACTTCAGCCGCAGCATGACCGTCTACGACTCGCTCGGCCAAGCCCAGCAGCTGGCGCTCGACTTCACGGCGACCACCACCGCCAACACCTGGACCCTCGACATCAGCGATCCGGCCGGCGGCACGCTGGCGACCCCGACCACGTCCATGACCCTGGTGTTCGGGACCAACGGCAAGATCGACGCCGTCGCCACCCAGGCGGCCAACCCGACCGACATGGTGCTCGACCCGGCCGGCGACCCGGATGGCAACCTGCAGCTGAACCTGACCGACATCGACTGGGCCAACAACTCCGATGCCACCCAGGACATCACGATCGACATCACGGGCTTCACCCAGTCCGCGTCCGACTACAGCGTCGGCACGATCAATCAGGACGGCGCCGAACTCGGGCTGCGGACCGGCATCTCGATCGACGCCGACGGCAACGTGGTCGCCAGCTTCAGCAACGGCCTGACCCAGAACCTGGCGCGGGTGCCGGTCGCCACCTTCACGAACCCCAATGGCCTGCAGGAGCGCAGCGGCAACGTCTATATCCAGACCAGCCAGAGCGGCGCCTACAACCTGCGCGAGGCCGGGACCGCCGGAGCCGGCAAGATCGCGACCTCCTCGCTGGAAGCCTCCAACGTGGACCTGGCCGACGAGTTCTCGCGCATGATCGTGACCCAGCGGGCCTACTCGGCCGGCACCAAGATCATCAGCACGGCCGACCAGATGCTGACCGAACTGCTGGGCCTCCGGTAAGGCCTGACGGATCGTTAATATTTCGTTAAGGTTGAACTCGACCGGGAGCCAATCGGCGCCCGGTCGAATTCAGGCACCTAAGTGCTGTGTCCGCGTGCGTGAAATGCTACTGTGCTCGCCGACCGACCACTTCCACATGGGTATCCGCAGTGTCGTTGAAGATTCGCCTGGCGCCGGAAGAACGCATCGTCGTCAACGGCGCCCTGATCCAGGCCGATGGCCGCTGCACTCTGATCTTCCTGAACAACGTCTCGTTCCTGACGGAAAAGCACATCATGCCGCCGCAGGCCGCGTCGACTCCGGCGCGGCGGATCTATTTCATGATCCAGAACTCATACATGGCGACCGACCAGGAACGGCCGCCGCTGCTCGAAACCCTGGAAGGCTTCGTCGACGATTTCCACGAGGCGACGACGATCCCGGCGATCAAGGAAACACTGGAGTCGATACGGTCCCTGGTGGAGCGGGGCGAATACTACCAGGCCCTGAAGCTGGCCGACGCCGTGATGAAGCACGAGGATCGCTTCCTCGACCAGCCCGGCTGGCAGGAAGCCAGGCGGGCCTGAACCGGCGTGGCGCTACACCGGCAGCGGCTCCACGGGCCCGTGGCGGAAGGGGATCCAGTCCTTCTCCTCCGGCCGCCAGCGCAGGCCGTAAGGCGATTTCAGGAAGATCCGGCTCGGCGGGTCGCCGCCCTCGCGGAGCGTCCGCTCCACATCCACCTGGTCGGACCCGCTGAAGAAGCCGGTCCAGTAATCCGCCGGGGAGGGATCGTCGCCCAGGGTCCCGGCTTTTTCCCGGGCGGCTTCGCTCAGTTGCCAAGCCTGCTCGACCTGTTCGTAGCTCATGCTGCTTCCTTCGGATCAGTCCCGCATGGGCAAGATGACGCGACCGGCCCCGGGGGTCAAGCGGACCGCACCGCACCGACCAGCACGACCATGGCGCGCACCGGCGGCCTTCGGAACCCCCGTCAGGGAAGGTGAAGTCCTTGATAGAACAGCTTGCAGCGGTAGCCCGCCGGCATCAGGCCGAGGGGAGACCCGACAAAGCCGAGGTCCTTTATCGCCAGGCCCTGGTCCTGGACGGTTCGATGGCCTCCCTCCACCGTGCCCTGGGCACCGCGCTGGAGGATCAGGGACGCGTCGAGGAGGCGGCGGGCTGCTACCGCCGGACCCTTGTCCTGGCGCCCGACGACGCCGACGGCTGGTGCGACCTCGGCATGGCCCTGCGGCGCCTCGCCCGGACGGAGGACGCGCTGGTCGCTTACCGGCGCGCGATCGCCCTGGAGCCCGGATTCGTGGAAGCCTGGTTCAACCTGGGAAACGCCTTTACCGGCCTCGGCCGCTTCGAGGAGGCGATCCGGGCCTATCGCCAAGCCCTTGCCCTGCGGGCGGGCGATCCTGAGATCTGGTGCAACCTGGGCAATGCGCTGCACGAGCGCGGCCGGATCGCGGAAGCCGCCGCGGCGGCGGGCACGGCCATGGCGCTTCGGCCCGACCACGCGCCGGCCCTGGTCAACCTGGGCAATGCGTTGATCGAGCAGGGCCGGTTCCTGGAGGCGCTGGCGCAGTTCCGCCGGGCGGCCCATGTCCGGCCGGCCGATCCGGCCTCCTTTGCCGGCGCCGGGATCGCGCTCCGCCAGCAGGGCTTGACCGAAGAGGCCAGGGCCTCGTTCCGGCAGGCCTGGAAGCTGGGTGGCGACCCCGGGCTGGAGGTCAGGATGGCGCTGTCTCTCCCGATCATCCCGGAGTCGGAGGCGCATATCCGCGAGGTCCGCGAGCGGCTGGCGGACGGCGTGGCGCGGCTGGCCGAACGCGGCATCCGGTTGCACGACCCACTCGCCCAGGTCGGCCAGACCTGCTTCTACCTGGCCTACCACGCCGCCGACGACCTGCCCCTCCAGCGGGCCGTCGCCAGCCTGTACGAGGCCGCCTGCCCCGACCTGCTCCAGGACCGCGCCGACCCGCCGCCCCGGCCCGACGGCCGCACCCATATCGGCTTCGTCTCCCAATACTGGCACCAGCACACCATCGCCAAGCTCAACCTCGGCCTGATCCGGAACCTCGACCGCGAGCGCTTCCACGTCACCCTGTTCACCACCCCCCACGCCGGCGACGCCATGCGCCACGCCCTGGTCCGCGCCGCCGACGCCACCGTCGAGCTGCCCCTCGACCTCAAGGCCGCCCGCGACGCCATCGCCGCCCGGCGACTCGACGTGCTGTACTACGCCGACATCGGCATGTCGGCCCTGACCTACTTCCTCGCCTTCGCCAGGCTCGCCCCGCTGCAGTGCCTGACCTGGGGCCACCCCGACACCACCGGCATCCGCAACCTCGACCGCTTCCTGTCGTGCGGCGCCATGGAGCCGGACGGCGCCGAGCGCCACTACTCCGAGCGCCTGGTCCGCCTGCCCGGGACCACCCTGCACTACGCAAGGCCCCGCCTGCCCGCCCGGCCCAAGCCGCGCTCGGCCTTCGGCCTGCCCGACGATGCCCGCCTCTATGTCTGCCCGCAGAGCCTGTTCAAGATCCATCCCGACTTCGACCGAGCCCTGGTCGACCTGCTGCGGCGCGACCCCCAGGGGCTGGTGGTCCTGCTCTCGGGGCGAGACCGCAACCTGGACGGCCTGCTGCGCCGCAGGCTCGCCGCCGCCGGAGCGGACGTCGCCGCGCGCTTCCGCTTCCTGCGCCAGATGCCGCTGCCCGACTTCCTCAGCCTGGTGGCGTGCAGCGACGTCATGCTCGACCCGCTGCACTACAGCGGCGGCAACACCAGCCTGGAGGCCTTCGCGCTGGGCACCCCGATCGTCACCTGGCCCGGCGCCTTCATGCGCGGCCGCCACACCTACGGCTTCTACCGCCTGATGGGACTGGACGACTGCGTCGCCCGGGACCACGGACACTATGTCGATCTCGCTCTCGCCCTCGCCCGCGAGCCCGACCGCAGGACGCACGTCATCCGAAGCGTCCTCGACCGCGTCCCCGTCCTGTTCGACGACACACATAGCGTCCGGGCCATCGAAAACGAAATCGTCGAAGCTCGCTGAGGCCTTCGCCAGCCAAAAAGGCCGGAAGAGGGTTGCCCCTCTTCCGGTCCCATGCCGCCTGTCCCCGGAACCGGGCGGTCAGGCCGGCTTCTGGGCGACGAAGATCATGCCGAACACGGGCCGGCCGCCGCTGTTGCGCAGCTGTTCGCGCGCGACCGACAGCACCTTGAAGCCGGCATCGGCCAGGACCTTCTGGACATAGGTCCGGCGGTGGGCGAATCGGCCGGCGGCGGAGACCTCGAAATCCGCCAGGAACGACTCCTCCACCGAGAAGGCGAACAGCCCGCCGGCTTCGGCGACCGCCGCTACCCTGGCGAAGAACTCTTCCAACCGGCCGATATAGCCGCACACGTCTGCGGCGACGATGACGGAGTAGGCCCGGTCGATCTCGCCCAGGGAGACCTGCAGGTCGGCGGCCTCGAGCTGGTCGTAGATCTCCTTCTCCAGGGCCAGCTTCAGCATGTTGCGCGAGATATCGACGCCCTTCTGGAAATCGGCGATATCGCGCAGCATGACGCCGGTCAGGCCGGTGCCGCAGCCGAGGTCCAGGACGGAGGCGAAGCGGGTCCTGCCGGGAACCGCCTTCAGCAGGTAGCGCCGGATCAGCCCCGGAACGCGGTAGCGCAGCTTCTCGATGACGTCCCGTTCGTAGTAGCTGGCATATTCGTCGAACAGCCCTTCCACGAAATTCGCCGGGATCGAGTCCATGTCCTCGTCCCGCAGCAGGGACAGCATGTGCTTCGACTTCCAGTTCGTCGGATCGAGCTCGACCGCCCGCTGGAACGCGGCCAGGGCTTCGGCGTTGCGCCCGGGAATCCGGTGCAGTGCGTTGCCCAGGTTATGGAACAGCTCGGGGGCCTCGACGATCGCCAGCGTCCGCCGGCAAGCCTCGACGCTGCGACCGTATTCCTTGAGCGAATTCAGTGCGCTGGACAGGTTGACCGCGGCGTCCAGCATATCCGGATGAACCGCCAGGACGGCCTCGAACAGCTCCACCGCAGCAAGGTGCTCGCCCTGCCCCATCATCGCGAGGCCCAGGTTGATGTAGAGCTGCGGATGCTGCTCCGGTTCGGAATTGTTGATCGCCTTGACATGGAAGACGACCGCCTCGTCGAACATCTTCATCTGCTGGAGATGGACCGCAAGGCTGTTCAGCAGTTCCCAGTCACGCGGCCGGGCCATCACGGCGGTGGCCAGATCCTGGATGCCGTCGCTCAGTTCCCCCTGCCGGGCCCGGCAGGTGCCGCGCAGCGCCAGAAGGTCGGCATCCTCGGGCTGATCGATCAGCGCGGCGTCGACCTCGGAGCGCGCGCCTTCCAAGTCGCCGCGCGTCAGCAGGATCGCGGCGCGTTGCTTGAGGTCCGCCAACTTGGCAGCGTCGGCCGGCATTTCCATGGTCATTTCAGCAGACATTCATCTTCTCCAGATCCCGGCACTCGGCCGGTGTTGCTGCGGACACCGCCGGCGCGGGGGAAAGCCGCCGCCAGGGCTGGGGTGTCCGGCATCTCACGCAAAGAGGTTCAGGACGTAACTGTTGGCCCCGGTCGCCGAGGAACCGTCGTCGGATGCCATCAGGAAACGCTGGGCCAGTTTGTCGACGAATTTTTCGTCCTTCAGATCGGACAGCTTCAACCGCTTCTCGATCGCCGCAGCCTGGGCTTCGACGGACTGGTTGGCGAGCTGCAACGGAAGGCCGAGCGCCGTGGTAACGACGTGGCGCATGCGCTGGTCACCGAGAATCTCGTACGTATTCTTGACGGACGAGGCGTTCTCCTTGAAATACAAGGCCAGTGGAACCGCGGAGTTCTGCGAGGCCAGGCCGGCGTCGTACTTGTTCTTGACGTACAGTTCGGCCAGATCCGCCTTGGTACTCTCGCGCTGGATCGTACCCAGGCCGTTCTCGCCCAGCTTGAGGAGGCTGGCCGCCGTCTTGAAGCGCTTGTCGACCAGCTTGTTCATCAGGGCGTCGGGGTCGTCGGCCTTCTGGGTCAGGACCTTCTTGATCAGGCCCATCTTGCCGGTTTCCTTGCCCAGGTCGACGGCGTCCAGCACGAACTGGATCATCCGCCTGTCCTTGAACAGGTCGTCGACGGACTTCACGCTCTGGATGTTCTTGTTGAAATAATCCACCTCGGCCTTGACGTCCTTGCGGTCCGCCATCTTCTCAAGCGCCGCGTCGCCCTGCTTCAGGGCCAGCTTGTATGCGGCGATCGCCGGCATTTTGGCGAAGACGAGGCTGCTGGACATTGGTCGGACTCCGCGGTGTCGTCTGATCTGCTTGGCCGGCTCCCTTATGCCGAGGGGATCTCGGTAGGCAGCCCCGCGGCGGCGGCCGTCTCGGGCTGGGCGGCAAGGCCTTCGATCATCTGGGTATTGATGTCGATCAGGAAATCGACATCGAGCGTGCCGGTGATGTTCTGGTCGATTTCGCGAATCACCGCCTGGCCGATCGAGATGATCTGCGCGCGGAGAGGAGCCGGCAGGCGGTTCTGGTCGTCCTGCAGCAGCTTGACGATGGTCATCCAGAGAAGCTTGTCGTCCGAAGCGGCGCGGACCAGGTCCATGCCGTTGGGATTTGCTTTGCCCTGGATCAGGCCAAAGGTAACTCGCTTGAAGAGATTGGCCTCTTGCGAGCGATAATCGGTCTTCATCATCGCCGCTTGCTTGTAGGCATTGATCTTCGAGTTCATTGCCACTTCCGTTCAGAACTGCGATTTTCTGATGTTTTGGGAGGGAGGGGATCGCCGGAAGGGCCTCGAGGCCATCGTGCCCCTCTCCGGGACGGTGCCCGGAGAGAGGCGGACGCGGCCTTAACGGAACAGGCCCAGCAGCGACTGCGGCGACTGGTTGGCGATCGACAGCGCCTGGCTGGACAGCTGCTGCTTCACCTGCAGGGACTGCAACCGCGCGCTTTCCTTCGCCAGGTCGGCGTCTACGATGGCGCCAAGGCCGGTGTTGGTCGCGTCTGCGATCGCATTGTTGAACCCGATCTGGTTCGTGATGCGGCGGCTGTCGGCGGCCAGCTGGTTCATGGCGCGGCCGAGGTTGCTTTCCGCGTTGGCGAGAGCGCCGGTCGTCGCGATCAATGCCGCGGCGGCCGTGTAGTCGGACGCGGCGGAAAGCTGCGAATAGACGGCGGTCGCCAGGTTCTGCGCCGTCACCGTGATGTTGCCGCCGTCGATGTTGGAGATGATCGACTGATTGGTTCCGGTATTGATCAGGGTGATGTTGTTGTACTTGGCGTCCTTGATGAAGTTGTCGATGTCGTTCTTCAGCGTGTTGTACTGGTTCTCGTAGTTCGTGCGGTCCGCACCGGTCAGCGCCTGGTCGGCAAGCTTGGTGAGGACGACGCGGACGTCCTGGAGCGACTTGGAGATGTTTTCGCCGGCCTTGACGGCGACGTCGATCATGCCCTTGCCGACCGCGAGACGCTCGTTCACCGCGCCGATCGCCTTGACGTCGCTGCGGATGCCTTCCGCGACGGCATAGGACGCGCCATCGTCATAGGCGTCCGCGACGTTCAGGCCGGTGCTGATGCGCTTCTGGGTGGTCGACAGCGAGTCGCTGACGTTGTTCAGGTTTTTCAGGGCGATCATCGCCCCGATGTTGGTATTAACCGAGTTGGCCATCGGTGCCTCCATTTTGGATAGATTGCGGTCTTCTTCCGCGAGTCGATGGTAAGCTCAGACCGTAAAAAGAGTCTTAATTGCCAGATTCCGTGAGGGGACATCCGCATCTTCAGTTGTATGCGGCACGCTAGGGATTCCGCGGCTTTCCGCCCCTCCGGGAAGGGGCGTGCCGAAGGCCGCCGGGGTCTTCTCACGGAAAAAGGGAAAGCAGCCTGTTAAAAAATGTCGCAGGGTTGTGATAGGCCCGGCACCGCTCGCCCGCGGCAGGCCCGAGCGCCCGCAGATCCCGCCAGTCGCCGGCCAGGCGGACGAGGGCCTCCTCGACCGAGTCCACGGTGAAATCGGCGGCGCGCGCGGGCGTGTGGCCGAGGCGGGCGGACTCCAGGTCCATCCAGGATCCGGAGGTGATCAGCACCGGCTTGCCGGTCCCGACCGCCTCCAGATAGACGTGGGACGTGCGCACGTCATAGATGTCGGGCTGGTAGGGAACCAGCACCGCGTCGGCGCTCGACAGCAAATCCAGATAATCCGCCTCGGACAGGGAGCGGTCGACGAAATCGACCTCGGGCAGGTCCTGGCGCCACTCGCCGAGCAACGGCCCGAGCAGCTCCGGCCGGCCGCACTGGATCGTGAAGTCGATGCCGACGAGTTCGGCGGGACGGCGGCGCAGCGACTCGACGATCAGGTGGATGCCCTTTTCCTCCCGCGCCTCGCCCAGATACACGAAATGGGGTCTTGAGGATCTTCCGTCCCGGGCGGTCACGGCCGGATAGCGAATCGGGATCGGCAGGCTCGGCATCTCGAAGCCG
This Skermanella mucosa DNA region includes the following protein-coding sequences:
- a CDS encoding flagellar hook-length control protein FliK codes for the protein MEITQTITMPQAASTGSAGAAAAAPTAGGTADGGFLALVANLMTPQPFAQQASAEPATMEDADAAEQDAGALPDGLLSLIAPGLFSNLMVPQQQPVETGPAAGGLSADAGAPVPPADASDADPLPPALPGMFPMPPAQRPELPVKGMAPQAGQDADEDAAAADADAQDGDAPLDEEVLAKLVDEGKARLQAAARPAAQSKAQGEAAQPKPEQEAGIAARRDPEDPVVVQVSRDPAARESAAQQPAKAERQPETVAPTIRETAVQQPQPERQPVAASPAAPVANRLETAEAPAEGATTDGAALAAATASEDPAGGDPMSEEADQEDSHGSRQAARQADRHERAALRQAGDAADAETSRPDDAGTEDTASARPAGGPAAAPAEGGPAVRERGAKEAVSFEDALATAGNGNAVPVEPEADPAPAVQASAPGPADTEAADRTTPGHPRSPMPHTPAEQVSVQIGKAAAGRIDQMVINLKPVDLGDVEVKLDFGADGRVQASIRAERPETLEMLQKDQRTLERALADAGLRTDAGSLSFDLKGQGGNQRQFAGYTQPADRRGRNFGGIEEDLSLAAATATQYKPGGASRSRLDIRI
- a CDS encoding flagellar hook assembly protein FlgD, which encodes MTTINGTAQTAAQTTAAATTKTEASRAKLTQDYDSFLKLLTTQMQNQDPLSPMESTEFTNQLVQFSQVEQQISQNDKLEKLLTMQTNNQTQASLGFIGLDVEASGNAFTFDGSSARMSYTLPEASTSTAIQIKNEKGVVVRTFDGSRSANRQELTWDGKKNDGSAAPAGNYTLSVVAPNADGKMLTAKTSVYGRVSGIESGNGNTTLLMGNVPIRMEDVVSARQPTAAAA
- the flgE gene encoding flagellar hook protein FlgE; this translates as MSLFGSLFTGVSALSAQSQSMSMIANNISNVNTVGYKRNEAAFSSLVTQASRSTVYSPGGVRASTEQTVNQQGILQQSASSTDVAISGSGFFVVQASPNGSSTQETLYTRAGSFSEDENGFLRNSNGYYLMGWEIGDDGELVNATADVASLTPVSVGFESGRTKQTTQADVVLNLDARQNTGLAGPHFSRSMTVYDSLGQAQQLALDFTATTTANTWTLDISDPAGGTLATPTTSMTLVFGTNGKIDAVATQAANPTDMVLDPAGDPDGNLQLNLTDIDWANNSDATQDITIDITGFTQSASDYSVGTINQDGAELGLRTGISIDADGNVVASFSNGLTQNLARVPVATFTNPNGLQERSGNVYIQTSQSGAYNLREAGTAGAGKIATSSLEASNVDLADEFSRMIVTQRAYSAGTKIISTADQMLTELLGLR
- a CDS encoding flagellar biosynthesis repressor FlbT, with translation MSLKIRLAPEERIVVNGALIQADGRCTLIFLNNVSFLTEKHIMPPQAASTPARRIYFMIQNSYMATDQERPPLLETLEGFVDDFHEATTIPAIKETLESIRSLVERGEYYQALKLADAVMKHEDRFLDQPGWQEARRA
- a CDS encoding O-linked N-acetylglucosamine transferase, SPINDLY family protein, with amino-acid sequence MIEQLAAVARRHQAEGRPDKAEVLYRQALVLDGSMASLHRALGTALEDQGRVEEAAGCYRRTLVLAPDDADGWCDLGMALRRLARTEDALVAYRRAIALEPGFVEAWFNLGNAFTGLGRFEEAIRAYRQALALRAGDPEIWCNLGNALHERGRIAEAAAAAGTAMALRPDHAPALVNLGNALIEQGRFLEALAQFRRAAHVRPADPASFAGAGIALRQQGLTEEARASFRQAWKLGGDPGLEVRMALSLPIIPESEAHIREVRERLADGVARLAERGIRLHDPLAQVGQTCFYLAYHAADDLPLQRAVASLYEAACPDLLQDRADPPPRPDGRTHIGFVSQYWHQHTIAKLNLGLIRNLDRERFHVTLFTTPHAGDAMRHALVRAADATVELPLDLKAARDAIAARRLDVLYYADIGMSALTYFLAFARLAPLQCLTWGHPDTTGIRNLDRFLSCGAMEPDGAERHYSERLVRLPGTTLHYARPRLPARPKPRSAFGLPDDARLYVCPQSLFKIHPDFDRALVDLLRRDPQGLVVLLSGRDRNLDGLLRRRLAAAGADVAARFRFLRQMPLPDFLSLVACSDVMLDPLHYSGGNTSLEAFALGTPIVTWPGAFMRGRHTYGFYRLMGLDDCVARDHGHYVDLALALAREPDRRTHVIRSVLDRVPVLFDDTHSVRAIENEIVEAR
- a CDS encoding tetratricopeptide repeat protein encodes the protein MSAEMTMEMPADAAKLADLKQRAAILLTRGDLEGARSEVDAALIDQPEDADLLALRGTCRARQGELSDGIQDLATAVMARPRDWELLNSLAVHLQQMKMFDEAVVFHVKAINNSEPEQHPQLYINLGLAMMGQGEHLAAVELFEAVLAVHPDMLDAAVNLSSALNSLKEYGRSVEACRRTLAIVEAPELFHNLGNALHRIPGRNAEALAAFQRAVELDPTNWKSKHMLSLLRDEDMDSIPANFVEGLFDEYASYYERDVIEKLRYRVPGLIRRYLLKAVPGRTRFASVLDLGCGTGLTGVMLRDIADFQKGVDISRNMLKLALEKEIYDQLEAADLQVSLGEIDRAYSVIVAADVCGYIGRLEEFFARVAAVAEAGGLFAFSVEESFLADFEVSAAGRFAHRRTYVQKVLADAGFKVLSVAREQLRNSGGRPVFGMIFVAQKPA
- a CDS encoding DUF1217 domain-containing protein produces the protein MSSSLVFAKMPAIAAYKLALKQGDAALEKMADRKDVKAEVDYFNKNIQSVKSVDDLFKDRRMIQFVLDAVDLGKETGKMGLIKKVLTQKADDPDALMNKLVDKRFKTAASLLKLGENGLGTIQRESTKADLAELYVKNKYDAGLASQNSAVPLALYFKENASSVKNTYEILGDQRMRHVVTTALGLPLQLANQSVEAQAAAIEKRLKLSDLKDEKFVDKLAQRFLMASDDGSSATGANSYVLNLFA
- a CDS encoding flagellar biosynthesis regulator FlaF, producing the protein MNSKINAYKQAAMMKTDYRSQEANLFKRVTFGLIQGKANPNGMDLVRAASDDKLLWMTIVKLLQDDQNRLPAPLRAQIISIGQAVIREIDQNITGTLDVDFLIDINTQMIEGLAAQPETAAAAGLPTEIPSA
- a CDS encoding flagellin, whose product is MANSVNTNIGAMIALKNLNNVSDSLSTTQKRISTGLNVADAYDDGASYAVAEGIRSDVKAIGAVNERLAVGKGMIDVAVKAGENISKSLQDVRVVLTKLADQALTGADRTNYENQYNTLKNDIDNFIKDAKYNNITLINTGTNQSIISNIDGGNITVTAQNLATAVYSQLSAASDYTAAAALIATTGALANAESNLGRAMNQLAADSRRITNQIGFNNAIADATNTGLGAIVDADLAKESARLQSLQVKQQLSSQALSIANQSPQSLLGLFR
- a CDS encoding glycosyltransferase family protein; its protein translation is MKLVVLDPGLDSTAGHHYHLDLVLREQAAAHGIESVFYGFKGMDPVIEDQFDARLIFDLHSYAKIAGLPELAPIQNWSTKNTSFCRNLCDGVPADFEADDIVVMHTVLGSEMVGLYLWYRSLPDPKPRVCLVLRFPPWFHLARPYHEIAVALERYAVSLWTEFPAERVMMACDNAGLARFYGKLAGFEMPSLPIPIRYPAVTARDGRSSRPHFVYLGEAREEKGIHLIVESLRRRPAELVGIDFTIQCGRPELLGPLLGEWRQDLPEVDFVDRSLSEADYLDLLSSADAVLVPYQPDIYDVRTSHVYLEAVGTGKPVLITSGSWMDLESARLGHTPARAADFTVDSVEEALVRLAGDWRDLRALGPAAGERCRAYHNPATFFNRLLSLFP